Proteins co-encoded in one Inmirania thermothiophila genomic window:
- a CDS encoding phosphoadenylyl-sulfate reductase: MDGKLVERARRELAGAEPQEILRWALERFQRIALSFSGAEDVVLVDMAVRIRPDVAVFSLDTGRLHPETYRFLERVREHYGIALEVLFPDAAEVEALVRERGLYSFYREGHKACCAVRKVAPLRRRLAGLDAWVTGQRRDQSPTRAAVPVVELDAAFSQPDRPLVKVNPLAEWSSAQVWAYIRAHDVPYNALHARGYVSIGCEPCTRPVLPHQHEREGRWWWEDAREKECGLHAGNLAANG; this comes from the coding sequence AGCTGGCCGGCGCCGAGCCGCAGGAGATCCTGCGCTGGGCGCTGGAGCGCTTCCAGCGCATCGCCCTCTCCTTCAGCGGCGCCGAGGACGTGGTCCTGGTGGACATGGCGGTGCGGATCCGTCCCGACGTCGCCGTCTTCTCCCTCGACACCGGTCGCCTCCATCCCGAGACCTACCGCTTCCTGGAGCGGGTGCGCGAGCACTACGGCATCGCCCTGGAGGTGCTGTTTCCGGACGCCGCCGAGGTGGAGGCCCTGGTGCGCGAGCGCGGCCTCTACAGCTTCTACCGCGAGGGCCACAAGGCCTGCTGCGCGGTGCGCAAGGTGGCGCCGCTGCGGCGCCGCCTCGCCGGCCTCGACGCCTGGGTCACGGGCCAGCGCCGCGACCAGAGCCCGACGCGGGCGGCGGTGCCGGTGGTGGAGCTGGATGCGGCCTTCTCGCAGCCGGACCGGCCCCTGGTGAAGGTCAATCCGCTCGCGGAGTGGAGCTCGGCGCAGGTCTGGGCCTACATCCGCGCCCACGACGTCCCCTACAACGCGCTTCACGCCCGCGGCTACGTGAGCATCGGCTGCGAGCCCTGCACCCGCCCGGTCCTGCCCCACCAGCACGAGCGCGAGGGGCGCTGGTGGTGGGAGGACGCGCGCGAGAAGGAGTGCGGCCTGCATGCCGG